From one Ignisphaera cupida genomic stretch:
- a CDS encoding nucleotidyltransferase domain-containing protein — MRSQKLLEIRNQVIEALKKVAKELNATIYLFGSYARGDHMIDSDVDIVVVSDIFKGMDFPKRVELVRLKLPREISFDIIPLTPDELKKKMETAFYKEISKYWIEIKPD, encoded by the coding sequence ATGAGGTCTCAAAAGCTATTAGAGATCCGTAATCAAGTTATTGAGGCTCTTAAGAAGGTTGCAAAAGAGCTTAACGCAACAATATATCTTTTTGGAAGCTATGCCAGAGGTGATCACATGATTGATAGCGATGTTGACATAGTTGTTGTTTCAGATATTTTCAAGGGCATGGATTTTCCAAAAAGAGTTGAGCTAGTTAGACTGAAGCTACCAAGAGAAATAAGCTTCGATATAATCCCTCTAACACCAGATGAACTAAAAAAGAAAATGGAAACAGCTTTCTACAAAGAGATTTCAAAGTATTGGATAGAAATCAAACCAGATTAG
- a CDS encoding HEPN domain-containing protein, whose protein sequence is MPIRDEVVNWLEEAKADLRHARNSIGVGDYNWSCFASQQAAEKALKALAIHVLGEYVRGHDIVKLYRRLKQFINQKIDEGLLAKLSAYYTLARYPNAGIERPHEEIDEGQAKEALQIAEVIVNEVSKAIRDP, encoded by the coding sequence ATGCCTATAAGAGATGAGGTTGTTAACTGGCTTGAGGAAGCAAAAGCTGATTTGAGACATGCTAGAAACAGTATTGGTGTAGGAGATTACAACTGGTCTTGCTTCGCCTCCCAACAAGCAGCTGAAAAAGCTTTGAAGGCTCTAGCAATACATGTACTTGGAGAGTATGTGAGGGGTCATGATATCGTTAAGTTGTATAGAAGATTGAAGCAGTTTATTAATCAAAAAATTGATGAGGGTTTGCTAGCAAAACTTTCAGCATATTACACACTAGCTAGATATCCAAACGCAGGAATTGAGAGACCTCATGAGGAAATTGATGAGGGTCAAGCCAAGGAGGCTTTGCAAATAGCTGAGGTGATTGTTAATGAGGTCTCAAAAGCTATTAGAGATCCGTAA
- a CDS encoding DNA-3-methyladenine glycosylase family protein, with the protein MRLNLCAEGFIRSGDVDLRLILSTYNLCFWLIENGAYVYLPVDYFAVAFVKISGEYNIYSQNCDDVDRLVSILENVLGLRENTLDFYVIAHEDSLLGPFAKSYYGWRLRSTSLWWALVTGVCQQNASFKQGWRMLHNIVKVYGKRVGVGDKEILRPPTPREVLENSEKLLEAGVGYRAKTITNIARFILENKVSEDDLASASPEEAESILMEINGVGLYTARLALAFSLRRYELPPIDKWLRKIASMAYSIDEKSVEKYWISKWGKWSALAAIAVTIALDAEPLTKALTRVKNKQLLPMKNLTPTPINMIGFCNST; encoded by the coding sequence TTGAGGTTGAATCTATGTGCTGAGGGTTTTATCAGAAGTGGAGATGTTGATTTGAGACTAATTCTCTCCACATATAACCTCTGCTTTTGGCTTATAGAAAACGGTGCCTATGTCTATCTACCTGTGGATTATTTTGCTGTTGCTTTTGTGAAAATCAGTGGTGAATACAATATCTATTCGCAGAACTGTGATGATGTTGATAGGCTTGTTTCAATTCTTGAGAATGTTCTTGGGCTTCGAGAAAACACCTTGGATTTCTATGTCATAGCTCATGAAGATTCTTTGCTAGGCCCATTTGCAAAAAGCTACTATGGTTGGAGACTAAGATCAACAAGCTTGTGGTGGGCGCTTGTAACAGGTGTTTGTCAGCAGAATGCAAGTTTTAAGCAGGGTTGGAGAATGCTTCACAACATTGTTAAGGTGTATGGGAAGAGAGTTGGTGTTGGTGATAAGGAGATTCTTAGACCACCAACACCAAGAGAAGTTCTTGAGAATAGTGAAAAGCTTTTAGAGGCTGGAGTTGGCTATAGAGCCAAGACAATTACAAATATTGCTCGCTTTATTTTGGAAAACAAAGTTTCTGAAGATGACTTGGCCAGTGCAAGCCCAGAAGAAGCTGAGTCAATTCTTATGGAGATAAATGGTGTTGGATTATACACAGCAAGACTTGCACTAGCATTTTCACTAAGACGCTACGAGCTTCCACCAATAGACAAGTGGCTTAGAAAAATTGCAAGCATGGCTTACTCAATTGATGAGAAAAGCGTTGAAAAATATTGGATTAGCAAATGGGGCAAATGGTCAGCACTAGCAGCAATAGCAGTTACCATAGCACTAGATGCAGAGCCCTTAACAAAGGCATTGACCAGAGTGAAAAACAAACAGCTTCTACCAATGAAAAACCTTACACCAACACCAATAAACATGATCGGTTTTTGCAATTCTACGTAA
- a CDS encoding HEPN domain-containing protein, protein MLRREAFMWLKQAESDLKKALNDLVTGDWDSAAFWSQQAAEKALKALLLEHGLVYRGHELLEIANLIEKELNINVDEVRNLLRDLTIHYVISRYPNAANGIPAELYTKDIAESLVEKARRVVEWVKQYLH, encoded by the coding sequence GTGTTGCGTAGAGAAGCTTTTATGTGGTTAAAGCAAGCAGAAAGTGATTTGAAAAAAGCTTTAAATGATTTAGTGACTGGTGATTGGGACTCGGCTGCTTTTTGGTCTCAGCAAGCAGCTGAAAAGGCTTTGAAAGCATTGTTGTTGGAGCATGGCCTGGTCTATAGAGGTCATGAATTGCTTGAAATAGCTAATCTTATTGAGAAGGAGTTGAATATTAATGTGGATGAGGTGAGGAATTTACTTAGAGATCTAACAATACATTATGTCATATCTAGATATCCAAATGCTGCAAATGGTATACCAGCAGAGCTGTATACCAAGGATATTGCTGAATCTCTTGTGGAGAAGGCTAGAAGGGTGGTGGAATGGGTAAAGCAATATCTGCATTAA
- a CDS encoding nucleotidyltransferase domain-containing protein, producing MGKAISALKSQEMALEKARKVVEKAKIICLNRGWRLIASYLVGSRARGDYTVESDVDIVLVVDGLEKMNRLERLEAFKYALEPGVDLFIYTPSEWFGEESVWIKELKKEAVEIKQ from the coding sequence ATGGGTAAAGCAATATCTGCATTAAAGTCTCAGGAAATGGCATTGGAGAAGGCTAGAAAGGTTGTGGAGAAGGCTAAGATAATTTGCTTGAATCGTGGATGGAGATTGATAGCATCATACCTAGTTGGGAGCAGGGCCCGAGGAGACTACACTGTTGAAAGTGATGTGGACATAGTGCTTGTAGTCGATGGGTTAGAGAAGATGAATAGACTAGAGAGGCTTGAAGCATTTAAATATGCTCTAGAACCTGGAGTAGATCTATTCATATACACACCTAGCGAGTGGTTTGGTGAGGAATCAGTATGGATCAAAGAATTAAAAAAAGAAGCAGTAGAAATAAAACAATAA
- a CDS encoding HepT-like ribonuclease domain-containing protein, giving the protein MSSETSIKCVEELKGRGVIRSEDAEFIKRVVRFRNNILVHGYASIDIERVKRVIETRGYAKAFQIIEELHKRLEESKLVDP; this is encoded by the coding sequence ATATCCTCTGAAACATCAATTAAATGTGTAGAAGAATTGAAAGGAAGAGGGGTAATCAGATCTGAGGATGCTGAATTCATAAAAAGAGTTGTGAGATTCAGAAACAACATACTAGTGCATGGATATGCCTCCATCGACATAGAACGTGTGAAAAGAGTTATAGAAACGAGGGGATATGCCAAGGCATTTCAAATCATAGAAGAGCTACATAAAAGGTTAGAGGAAAGTAAATTAGTAGATCCTTAG
- a CDS encoding amidohydrolase family protein: MSKGICDVHIHSWGKETAEDVEKAFDKANVEKGAIFSYHPHLLRDVWTPISVEEFRNSIVHISGIQKMLSGRVYGFAFVDPRMVKDVNELVKLVEWAIADRELRGVKMIPAGWYPYEEWLYPLYEKIEELNVPILFHCGISWGFPDSSRFCRPTHYEALMKFKKLRFALAHICWPWVDEALAVGGRFLYPTKYGWISSPYGRSQLIIDISSGAPMQWKIDALFKAITYLGADMLIFGSDCGVDANCINAAVNRDLMILKTILARSDEEIEKIFRKNFEWFISGKLS; this comes from the coding sequence TTGAGCAAAGGTATTTGTGATGTTCATATTCATTCATGGGGAAAGGAAACTGCTGAGGATGTGGAGAAGGCATTTGATAAGGCAAATGTGGAAAAAGGTGCTATATTTTCTTATCACCCACATCTTCTAAGGGATGTGTGGACTCCTATTAGTGTTGAAGAATTTAGAAATTCCATAGTGCACATATCTGGTATTCAGAAGATGTTGAGTGGTAGAGTTTATGGATTTGCTTTTGTTGATCCACGCATGGTTAAAGATGTTAACGAGTTGGTTAAGTTGGTTGAGTGGGCTATTGCTGATAGGGAGTTGAGAGGTGTTAAGATGATTCCAGCTGGTTGGTATCCCTATGAGGAATGGCTTTACCCCTTGTATGAAAAAATTGAGGAACTTAACGTTCCAATACTTTTCCACTGTGGAATCTCCTGGGGATTTCCAGATTCCTCAAGATTTTGCAGACCAACACACTACGAAGCTCTTATGAAATTCAAAAAATTGAGATTTGCATTAGCACATATATGCTGGCCATGGGTTGACGAAGCTCTTGCAGTTGGTGGCAGGTTTCTATATCCAACAAAATATGGCTGGATATCATCTCCGTATGGAAGATCCCAGCTAATCATCGATATCTCGTCAGGTGCTCCAATGCAGTGGAAAATAGATGCACTGTTTAAAGCTATAACATATTTAGGTGCCGATATGCTTATATTTGGCTCTGATTGTGGTGTTGATGCAAATTGTATAAATGCAGCTGTTAATAGAGATTTAATGATTTTAAAAACAATTCTTGCTAGAAGCGATGAAGAAATAGAGAAGATATTTAGAAAAAATTTTGAGTGGTTTATTTCAGGCAAGCTGAGCTAG
- the glmS gene encoding glutamine--fructose-6-phosphate transaminase (isomerizing): MGKALCGIIGVVKKASGSSISINCVEILRQGLKKLEYRGYDSAGIAVISQNSIVVIKDVGVVDKLFNSSELLSIEASVGIGHTRWATHGKPSKNNAHPHMDCSKRIAIAHNGIIENYIDLKNFLLANGHTFSSETDSEVIAHLIEHFKKSGMKTFNAFKKAVSMLRGSYAIVAIDADEPNKIFFARNVSPLIIGVGEEADFVSSDIAAFIRFANRVIVLNDGELGFISPNTVHIETLSGVVVDVYNRLKIVDSFMQDVEKGGYPHYMLKEIMEQPYALAQTFSSLQTQDLSEVLKILENARRIYVVAAGTSYHASLLGAIAFRRFLGVDAEALISSEFRVVSRVVKWGDVVIGVSQSGETIDTLLALREARERGAKTVAIVNNPFSTIARESDYVVSMRAGPEIAVAATKTFTSQVLTLLYIIAKLAEKSSAINVDSKAMIHGIKMSYEIAEKALSVSQGKAMAVANKLFQKHSAYYLGRVFGVPIAMEGALKLKEIAYIHAEAYPAGESKHGPIALVDKDYPVIFIYIGFLDELIEGNIEEMKAREAWIATIAPENMVRGSIEKYSNVVIEMPRAPLETRLITYAIPLQLIAYYTATLKGLDPDKPRNLAKTVTVI; encoded by the coding sequence GTGGGGAAAGCTTTGTGTGGCATTATAGGAGTTGTGAAAAAAGCTTCTGGCTCCTCCATCTCTATCAATTGTGTTGAAATTCTTAGACAGGGTTTGAAGAAGCTTGAGTATAGAGGGTATGACTCAGCTGGTATTGCAGTTATTTCTCAAAACAGTATTGTTGTTATTAAAGATGTTGGTGTTGTTGATAAATTGTTCAACTCATCTGAATTGCTGTCAATAGAAGCAAGTGTTGGTATTGGCCATACGAGATGGGCAACACATGGAAAACCATCTAAAAACAATGCTCATCCACACATGGATTGCAGCAAAAGAATTGCCATTGCTCATAATGGGATCATAGAGAACTATATCGATTTAAAAAACTTTCTCTTGGCCAATGGACACACATTTTCTAGTGAAACTGATAGCGAGGTTATTGCACATCTAATTGAGCATTTCAAGAAAAGTGGGATGAAAACTTTTAATGCATTTAAAAAAGCTGTTTCAATGCTTAGAGGTTCTTACGCAATTGTTGCTATAGATGCTGATGAACCAAACAAAATATTTTTTGCTCGAAATGTTTCCCCACTTATTATTGGTGTTGGGGAAGAGGCAGACTTTGTCTCAAGTGATATAGCAGCATTCATTAGGTTTGCAAATAGGGTTATAGTGCTAAATGATGGTGAGCTTGGCTTCATATCTCCAAACACTGTGCATATAGAAACATTGAGTGGGGTTGTGGTTGATGTCTACAACAGGTTAAAGATTGTTGATTCCTTTATGCAAGATGTTGAAAAGGGTGGATATCCACATTACATGCTGAAAGAAATTATGGAGCAGCCATATGCACTTGCACAAACATTTTCATCTCTTCAAACACAAGATCTTTCAGAGGTTCTGAAGATTCTTGAAAATGCTAGGAGAATATATGTAGTAGCTGCTGGAACATCTTATCACGCATCTCTTTTAGGGGCTATAGCATTTAGAAGATTTCTTGGTGTAGATGCAGAGGCTTTGATATCATCAGAGTTTAGAGTTGTTTCAAGAGTTGTTAAATGGGGTGATGTTGTTATTGGTGTTAGCCAATCTGGGGAAACAATAGATACTTTGCTTGCCTTGAGAGAAGCTAGGGAGAGAGGAGCTAAAACAGTTGCTATTGTAAACAATCCTTTTTCAACAATTGCAAGAGAGTCAGACTATGTAGTATCTATGAGGGCAGGTCCTGAAATAGCTGTTGCAGCAACAAAAACATTCACATCACAAGTTCTCACACTTCTCTACATCATTGCTAAGTTAGCTGAGAAAAGCTCTGCAATAAATGTTGATTCAAAGGCTATGATTCATGGAATTAAAATGAGTTATGAGATTGCTGAAAAAGCTCTTAGTGTTTCACAGGGAAAAGCTATGGCAGTTGCCAACAAGCTTTTCCAAAAACACTCTGCATACTATCTTGGCAGGGTTTTTGGTGTTCCAATAGCTATGGAGGGCGCTCTAAAGCTCAAGGAGATTGCATATATACATGCAGAGGCTTATCCAGCTGGAGAATCTAAGCACGGTCCAATAGCACTTGTTGACAAGGACTATCCAGTGATATTTATCTACATAGGATTTCTAGATGAGCTTATTGAGGGAAACATAGAGGAGATGAAGGCTAGAGAAGCATGGATAGCTACAATAGCTCCTGAAAACATGGTTCGTGGAAGCATAGAAAAGTATAGCAACGTTGTAATTGAAATGCCTAGAGCACCATTGGAAACAAGACTAATAACATATGCCATACCACTACAGCTAATAGCATACTACACAGCAACTCTAAAGGGCTTAGACCCGGATAAGCCAAGAAACCTAGCAAAAACAGTTACAGTTATATAG